GGCGAGCGGGACGCGCTCGTGCAGGCCGCGGTCGCGCGCGAGCGCACGGCCATGGCGCGCGAGCTGCACGACATCGCGGCGCACCACCTGTCCGGGATCGCGCTCATGGCCGCGGTCGTGGACCGGCAGATCGACTCCGCGCCCGAGGAGGCGCACCGCGGGATCCGGCAGGTGCGCGCGCAGAGCATGGACGTGCTCGACGACCTGCGGCGGCTCGTCGGCCTCCTCCGGGAGGACCCGGACCAGGACGCCGAGCGCTCCGTCGAGACGCTCGCCGCCGTGCCCGAGCTGGTCGACCGCGCGCGGGTCGCTACCGGCGGATCCGTCGAGCTCCGCGTGCAGGAGGCCCCCGGCCGTCCCCTCGGGCAGGGCATCGGGCCGCTGGCGCAGCTCGCCGTCTACCGGACGGTGCAGGAGTCGCTGACGAACGCCGCCGCGCACGCGCCCGGGAGCGCCTGCGTCGTCGAGGTCGACGACCGGGACGCCGCAGCGCTCGTCGCGACCGTGACCAACGGGCCGGGCGACGGCGCGGCCGTCGGCCGGTCGCTCGCCAGCGCGGCCGGCGGATTCGGCCTGCTCGGCATGCGCGAGCGCGCCGAGCTCGTCGGCGCGGAGCTCGCGGCGGGATCCACCGCGGAGGGCGGCTGGCGGGTGCGCATGGCCGTGCCGCGCGAGCGCGACGCGCGGGCGGGATCCGCCGTCGGGACCCCCGCGCCCGCTGCCGCCGAGATCACCCGTACCCCCACGCCCCCGGAGGCCATCGCATGATCCGCGTCCTCATCGCCGACGACCAGGCGCTCGTGCGCGCCGGCCTCGCCGCCCTGCTCGGTGGCGAGCCCGACATCGAGGTGGTCGGACTCGCGTCCGACGGGGCCGCGGCCCTCGCGCTCGCCCGGGAGCTCCGGCCCGACGTGGCCTGCCTGGACATCCGGATGCCCGTGCTCGACGGCATCGCGGTCGCGCGGGCGCTCGCCGGGCCCGACGCGGATCCGGCCGTGCCCGTGCTGATGCTCACCACCTTCGACCTCGACGACTACGTCTTCGGCGCGCTCGAGGCCGGCGCCAGCGGATTCCTCCTCAAGGACGCGGAGCCCGACGTGATCATCGACGCCGTCCGTCGCGTGGCCGGTGGCGACGCGACGCTCGACCAGGCCCTCACCCGCCGCGTGCTCCGCGAGTTCGTGGACCGGCGGCGCCTCCAGCCCGTCACCGGCGGCCGCGGCGAGGGCCTCCTCACCGCCCGGGAGCGCGACGTGCTCCTCCTCCTGGCGCAGGGCATGTCCAACGAGGACATCGCGGCGGCGCTCGTCGTGGAGGTGTCGACCGTGAAGTCGCACCTGGCGCGGATGCTGCCGAAGATCGGCGTGACCTCGCGCCTGCAGGCCGTGGTGTGGGCGTACCAGAACCGCGTCGTCGAGGTGCCCGGGGAGGCGGCCGGCGCCTGATCCGGGCCCGCCTCCATCGGAGGATGCAGGTCCCGAGGACCCGTCCTCCGGCCCTGGGGCCGCGGGCGGCGGATCCGCAGGCTGGGATCACCCCATCCGACGAGGAGAACGCCATGCCCCCCGCATCCACCCCCGCATCCACCCTCGCGTCCCGACGCACCGGCACCGCCGTGCACCTGGACCGCGTCACCCGCACCTACCCCGACGGGCCGCGGACGGTCGTCGCCCTCGACGGCGTCAGCCTCGACATCGCGGCCGGGTCCTTCACCGCCGTCATGGGCCCGTCCGGCTCCGGCAAGTCCACCTTCCTCAACGTCGCGGCCGGGCTCGACCTGCCGACCGGAGGCCGCGTCGTCATCGGCGGCACAGACCTCTCCGGCATGTCACCGGACACGCTCACCCGCTTCCGGCGCGAGCGCGTGGGCTTCGTGTTCCAGGGCTACAACCTCATCAGCCACCTCACCGTCGGCGAGAACGTGCGCCTGCCGCTCACGCTCGCCGGTGGCCGGCCCGACGCCGAGCGGATCCGCGCCCTGCTGACCGCCGTCGGCCTCGTCGAGATGGAGGGCCGCCTCCCGGGCGAGCTCTCCGGCGGCCAGGCGCAGCGCGTCGCCGTCGCCCGGGCGCTCGCCGCCGACCCGGACGTGATCTTCGCCGACGAGCCGACCGGAGCCCTCGACGCGCGCACGGCCGACGGGATCCTGCAGCTGTTCCGCACCGCGGTGCGCGACCTCGGGCAGACCGTGGTGCTCGTGACCCACGACCCGCGCGCCGCCGCATCCGCCGACCGCGTGCTCTTCCTCGCCGACGGCCGCTTCCGCGGGGAGCTCGCCTCCCCGACGGTCGAGCAGGTCGCCGCCCGCCTCGTCGAGCTGGGGCGCTAGACCATGCGCACCGCCATCCGCTCCGTGCTCGTCGTGAACCGCGCGAGCCTCCTCGGCACGGCCCTCGTCGTCGCCCTCACCGCGATGATTCTGGCCCTCACCGGCGCCTGGCTCGAGGCGGGCGTCCGCGAGCCGGACCTCCTGCTCCTCTCCACCGTCGCGAGCTCGTTCGCGGGCACGCTCCTCCTCATCGCCGTGCTCGTGGTCGCCGGGTCGTTCTCGGCCGCGCTCGCCCGCCGCCGACGCGACTTCGCGCTGCTCCGGGCGGTCGGCGCCACCACGCGCCAGGTCCGCGGCACCGTCACGGCCGAGGCGCTCGTGATCCTCGGGGTCGCCGGCCCCGTCGGAGCCGTCGCCGGACTGCTGCTCGCGCCCGTCGCCGCGCCGATGCTCGAGGCCGGCGGCCTCCTGCCGGCCGGCTTCACGCTCGGGGTGTCGCCGCTGCCCGTCGTCGGGGCGCTCGCCGTGCTCGTGCCCACGGGGATCCTCGCGGCCCTGCTGGCCGCGCGGGGGATCCTCCGGGTCAGCCCCACCGCCGCCGTGCGGGAGAGCGCGGTCGACCCCGTCGGCATCGGCCGCGGCCGCCGCATCGCCGCGATCGCCACCGCCGCCCTCGGGCTCCTCGCCGCGGGCACGCCGTTCGTCTCGCCGGGCCTGCTCGGCAGCGCCACGGGCGCGTCCTCGGCGATCCTGCTCGTCGTCGCCGCGGGCCTCGCCGGTCCGCTCCTCGTGCGGTGGGCGGCGTCCCGCGCCGTGGCCGCATCCGGATCCCGCGGCGGTGCCGCCCGCGTGCTGGCCGTCGCCAACGCCCGCGGCTTCTCCCGTCGGTTCAGCGCCGCGGTGATCCCGCTGGCCCTGCTCGTCGGGCTCGGATCCGTGCAGTCCGGCACCGACCTCGCCGTCGCCCGCGCCGGTGAGCAGCAGCTCCGGGCGTCCGTCGCCGCGGACCTCGTCGCGGTCGCCTCAGGCGGTGACGGGATCACGGCCGCGCAGGTCGCGGCGGTCCGTGCCGTGCCGGGCGTCGCCGCCATCACCGCCACCGGCGGACTCGACGCGAGCATCCGCGTCGAGCAGCCGGACCCGGACGACGGCGCGTTCGGCGGCCTGTCCTGGGAGCCGGCGTCGCTCCGCACGCTCACGCCCGGTCCCGCGCTCCTGGATCCGGCCGTGCGGGAGGGGTCGCTCGACGACCTCGCCGAGCCCGGCACCATCGCGGTGAGCACCGACGCGCTCGTGCTCACGGGCCTCGGCGTGGGGGACTCCGTCGACCTCCGCATCGCCGACGGCCCCGAGGAGGAGCGGCGCATCGTCGCCGTGTACGACCGGGGCCTCGGCCTCGGCGACCAGATGGTGGGCGCTCCGGCCGCCGGCGCGCCCGCCGACGCCGTGCTCGTCCGCCTCGACGGCGCCGCACCGGACGACGCGCAGGCCGCCATCGCGGCGCTCGGGCTCCGGGCGCTGACCCCCGACGCCTACGCCGACACCGCCACCGCGGGCGGCGCCGCCGAGCGCCAGCTCTCGCTCGTGCTCCTCGTGTCGCTGCTGGGGCTCGTCGCCGCGGCCGCTGCGACGACGCTCGTCGGATCCACGCGCGGCCGCCGCGAGGAGCTCACGCTGCTCCGCCGGGTGGGCGCGACCCGCGCGCAGCTGATGCGGACGCTGGGCGTCGAGACCGCCTTCATCGTGGTCGCAGCCCTCGCGATCGGGATGCTCGCCGTCCTGCCCGCCCTCACGGGGATCGGCCAGGGCCTGCTCGGGATCCCGCTGCCCGTCGTCGACGTGCCGGTCACGCTCGCGCTCGGCCTCGCGGTCGTCGTGATCGCGGCAGCCTCGGTGCTGCCGGCGGGGTGGCGCGGCGCGTCGGGCCGATGACGTCGGCCCGGGGGCGAGGGCGGCGCTCCGGGCGGCCGTCGGTGTCAGGTGACGACGCGCTCGGCCTACGCCCGCCCGCGCACCGGCCGGCAGATCAGCACCGGGCACGGCGCCGAGTGCTGCACGCGGCTCGCGGTGCTGCCCAGGAGGATCGTCGCGGTGAGGCCGCGGCCGCCCGCGGCCATGGAGATCAGGCCGGCGTTCAGGTCCTCGGCGGCGCGGATGATCTCGGTGGCGGGCGAGCCGCTGCGGACCTCGCGGTGGATCCTCGGGCCCCAGCGGTCGAAGACGGCGGCGACCGCGTCGACGGCGGACTCCGCGTCGCGGCGGTAGCTGAGCTCCGTCTGGCCCGGGCCGTGGTGCGGTCCCAGCTCGTTCGCGAACGGCGCCGCGGCGTACGGGCTCACGACCGCGAGGACGGTGACGTCGCGGATCTCGCGGGAGTCGGCGATCAGCTGGAACTGGCGGGCGGCCTCGAGCGACGCCTTCGATCCGTCGGTGGTGACGATCACGTGCATGGTCAGACCTCCCTGTCCGTGGGGCCGGCCGCGGCGACCGCCGCCGCGTCCCCGGGATCCGGCCGCGTGTTCCCGAAGGCGCGCTGGGCCAGGTAGAGCACGAGCCCGAGAGCGAGGAGCCCGCCGACCCACAGCAGCGCGGCGGGGTCGTCGATGAGCGTGTAGATCAGCACGGCCACGTTGCCGACGATGCCGACGATGAGCAGCGGCGTGTTCGCGCGGTAGGTGTCCGCGGTCTCGTCCTGGCCGCGGAGCTTGAGGCACGCGACGATCACGAGCGCGTAGATGAAGAGGAGGAACACCACGGTGATGGTGGCGAGGCGGTCGACGATGTCGAGCCGCTCGTCCTCGGGGATGCCCGCCTGGCTCGAGCGGATCGCGGCGCCGATGATGAGGAGGCTCGCGACCACCGCGCCGCCGAAGATCAGCGCCACGTAGGGGCTGCGCCGCGCCGGGTGGACCTTCGCGAAGATCGCGGGCACGACGTTCTCGCGGGCCATGCCGAACAGGATCCGCGACTGGGCCACCACCGTCACGAGCGCCGTGTTGCTGATGGCGACCATGGCGATCAGGCCGAAGATCACGAGCATCACGGCGGCGGGGATGAAGAAGAGGTCGGCGCGCACCACCTCGAGGAGCGTGTTGCCGGCGAGGGCGTCGATCGGGACGGCGAGGGCCGCCGCCATCGAGACGAGGACGTAGACGACGCCGGCGGTCATCATGCCGCCGATGAGCGCGCGGGGGAACGCGTGCGACGGGTCGATGGTCTCCTCGGCGACGTTGGCGGCGTTCTCGAAGCCGGTCATCGCGAAGAAGGCGAGCGAGACGCCGGCGAGGACAGCGAGCACCGCGGATCCGCCGCCGCCCTCCACCTGGAACTGCAGCAGCACGGACG
The nucleotide sequence above comes from Clavibacter sp. B3I6. Encoded proteins:
- a CDS encoding APC family permease, with translation MANPIEADAPSRSVLKRSITAKQLYFYVVGDVLGSGIYVLVGLVAAAVGGAFWMAFLVGVAIATITGLAYAELVTKYPQAAGASLYINKAFRSPVLTFFITICMLSANMAAVGSLAAGFVRYLSDLIGLPESAIWATTGIAVAFVAVITLINLIGISESVVANVVMTFVEITGLIVVVAIGVIALVEGVGDPSVLLQFQVEGGGGSAVLAVLAGVSLAFFAMTGFENAANVAEETIDPSHAFPRALIGGMMTAGVVYVLVSMAAALAVPIDALAGNTLLEVVRADLFFIPAAVMLVIFGLIAMVAISNTALVTVVAQSRILFGMARENVVPAIFAKVHPARRSPYVALIFGGAVVASLLIIGAAIRSSQAGIPEDERLDIVDRLATITVVFLLFIYALVIVACLKLRGQDETADTYRANTPLLIVGIVGNVAVLIYTLIDDPAALLWVGGLLALGLVLYLAQRAFGNTRPDPGDAAAVAAAGPTDREV
- a CDS encoding ABC transporter permease, translated to MRTAIRSVLVVNRASLLGTALVVALTAMILALTGAWLEAGVREPDLLLLSTVASSFAGTLLLIAVLVVAGSFSAALARRRRDFALLRAVGATTRQVRGTVTAEALVILGVAGPVGAVAGLLLAPVAAPMLEAGGLLPAGFTLGVSPLPVVGALAVLVPTGILAALLAARGILRVSPTAAVRESAVDPVGIGRGRRIAAIATAALGLLAAGTPFVSPGLLGSATGASSAILLVVAAGLAGPLLVRWAASRAVAASGSRGGAARVLAVANARGFSRRFSAAVIPLALLVGLGSVQSGTDLAVARAGEQQLRASVAADLVAVASGGDGITAAQVAAVRAVPGVAAITATGGLDASIRVEQPDPDDGAFGGLSWEPASLRTLTPGPALLDPAVREGSLDDLAEPGTIAVSTDALVLTGLGVGDSVDLRIADGPEEERRIVAVYDRGLGLGDQMVGAPAAGAPADAVLVRLDGAAPDDAQAAIAALGLRALTPDAYADTATAGGAAERQLSLVLLVSLLGLVAAAAATTLVGSTRGRREELTLLRRVGATRAQLMRTLGVETAFIVVAALAIGMLAVLPALTGIGQGLLGIPLPVVDVPVTLALGLAVVVIAAASVLPAGWRGASGR
- a CDS encoding response regulator transcription factor; amino-acid sequence: MIRVLIADDQALVRAGLAALLGGEPDIEVVGLASDGAAALALARELRPDVACLDIRMPVLDGIAVARALAGPDADPAVPVLMLTTFDLDDYVFGALEAGASGFLLKDAEPDVIIDAVRRVAGGDATLDQALTRRVLREFVDRRRLQPVTGGRGEGLLTARERDVLLLLAQGMSNEDIAAALVVEVSTVKSHLARMLPKIGVTSRLQAVVWAYQNRVVEVPGEAAGA
- a CDS encoding universal stress protein gives rise to the protein MHVIVTTDGSKASLEAARQFQLIADSREIRDVTVLAVVSPYAAAPFANELGPHHGPGQTELSYRRDAESAVDAVAAVFDRWGPRIHREVRSGSPATEIIRAAEDLNAGLISMAAGGRGLTATILLGSTASRVQHSAPCPVLICRPVRGRA
- a CDS encoding sensor histidine kinase translates to MADAETPWRPTGLDLGVGAACAAVSVLLLVGLPAVAGEDPDLASLDLPTPGDPAWWALVVGCLAQAALVVLVRRSPRVVPVAVAAVAVVLPLVAPAGVSGLATVAILVAVLRAVAQRPVVRLAPSLVATAVLLTVGETLNSVRGVGIGPAEAVLAALVQAAGIVGLPLLGGLVVRSRREARDARRDELSARVGERDALVQAAVARERTAMARELHDIAAHHLSGIALMAAVVDRQIDSAPEEAHRGIRQVRAQSMDVLDDLRRLVGLLREDPDQDAERSVETLAAVPELVDRARVATGGSVELRVQEAPGRPLGQGIGPLAQLAVYRTVQESLTNAAAHAPGSACVVEVDDRDAAALVATVTNGPGDGAAVGRSLASAAGGFGLLGMRERAELVGAELAAGSTAEGGWRVRMAVPRERDARAGSAVGTPAPAAAEITRTPTPPEAIA
- a CDS encoding ABC transporter ATP-binding protein gives rise to the protein MPPASTPASTLASRRTGTAVHLDRVTRTYPDGPRTVVALDGVSLDIAAGSFTAVMGPSGSGKSTFLNVAAGLDLPTGGRVVIGGTDLSGMSPDTLTRFRRERVGFVFQGYNLISHLTVGENVRLPLTLAGGRPDAERIRALLTAVGLVEMEGRLPGELSGGQAQRVAVARALAADPDVIFADEPTGALDARTADGILQLFRTAVRDLGQTVVLVTHDPRAAASADRVLFLADGRFRGELASPTVEQVAARLVELGR